CTTGGGCAACCGATTCGAGCCGACGTGTGGCCGCGATTCGCTCTCCACTTCCGCCGGCGCGCCGAAGCGGACCAGATCGGCCAGCACCGCGGCAATGCCGGAATGATCCTTTGAGCGCGTGTACAGCTTGCCGTCGGAGTACGTACCCGCCCCGCCCTCGCCGAAACAATAGTTCGACAGCGGGTTCAGTTGCCCGCGGTTGGCGAGCGCCAGATCGCGGCGACGCGGCTGCACGGGTTTGCCCAGCTCGACGATCGTCGACGGCACGCCCGCTTCAAGCAAGCGTAGCGCTGCCCAGCTTCCAGCCGGACCCGAACCGACGATCGTCACCCGCGGCGTGGCCACCGACGGCGGCCACGCCAGCACCGCCCGCTGCGGCGCCGCCTCGTCGCTCAGCAACTGGCCGGCGCGCGCCACCGCCACGCGCAGGCGAAAGCCAAGCGGCCGCCCTTTGCGCGCGTCCAGCGAGCGCCGCAAAAGACGCCACGGCCCGACCGTGTCGGGCGCCCAACCGAGCGCGCGTGCCAGCCGCGGCTCCAGCGGATCGTCGGCGGCGTCGAGCGGCAGAAAGACTTCGACCAGTTCAGGCATGCGGCGGCGGCCAAGGCAGCGTGAGGAGCCTGCGGATCAGCGACTGATGCCCACGCGTTGGCGGGCGCTCAAACAATGATTGCCCCCGGCGGCAAATTCACGACAGGTGCTGGGACGGTCTTCATAGATGCGACAGTGATAGCGCGAAGACGGTCTCGGGCGCGAATCGTCGGCTGTGGCCGCGTCGCCGGCGGGCGGCGTGTCGACGTTCAGGGCCGCGCAGCGTTCATTGTTGCGCAGGATCTCGAAGCGATACCCGCGCCGCACGATCAGCTCGGGCTGCTTCCAGACCACCGGATCACGCATGGACACGCTGACCACGTGATAGGCCTCGCGGCAGCAGGCGCCGCAGGTTTGACAGTCGACCGGCGGCTCCCATTTTTCGCAGGCGGCAAAATCCCGGCTGGTGCGGCCCGCGGAATCACTTTTCGCCGCGGCATTTTTTTGCCGGCAGCGCTCGACTGGCCGGCCGCGTCCGCCGACGTAAAGCCAGGCGCAAGAACCGCAGGTCTCATTCGCTGGTCCCAGGGCGAAACCCAGCGGATGTCTTTCAACCGACGCTCCGTCCAGCAACGACGCGGTGGCGGCCAGCGCCTGGCGCAAGGTCGAGATCCATGTCGCCGCGCTGGAGCCCTCCGTGGCCAACGCCGCGCGCCCGATCGCTGCGCCGGCGTCGCCGTGACGAAGGGGATCGTCGCCGATCAAATCGTAGAAACCGCGATACTCGGTGGTCGGAGCCATCAGTGCGCGCAGACCGAAAGGCTGGGCCAGATGCGCCTGCAGCCGCAGACAGGCGTGCTCTCGTTCGATGCCCGCTCCACCCGATACATCAAGCCCCCAATCCGGAAATGTCTGGCGGTCGGGGCCTTCGACAAACGCGTGGCACAATTCGTGGAAAACCAGCTGCGCAAAAGAGTCGTCGATATCGAGGATCTCTGGAATCCCGATGAATATACGGCCCTGCCCGTCACTGGAGGCGTAACTCTCCGGACCACGCTGTATTTCGAAACCGAGCGTGCGCGCCGCACTGGACCAGATTTGATCGATGGCGGCGCTGGACAGCGGACTGGGACGATCGCGTGACATCGGCTTTTCTCGCTACTTATCGCTGGAATTACCTGAACCACGGCCAAATCGTCTAAACATCTTTTTGTTATTTACACTTCACAAACATCAAGAATATTTGACAAATCACCGAAGGAGGCCCTTGCATCCGGCCAGTAGAAGGGCCAGTCTAGCCGGTCCGTGGCAAAGATTCCGCCGCGGTCACCAACGAAACCTTGCGAGGTGGAGACGTGTTGCCTTCCCTGCAAAAGCTACCTTATGGTGCCGTGGCCGCTGTGGCGGGCTTCTTCGCTTTGCCGCTGTCGGCTCCCAACGCTGGCGTCAATTCTGTAAACACCACGACTGAAGAGATCGCCGCGGCCCCCAGCCCCGACAAGCAAAGCTCCGTCCAACTGAGCGGCGACGACAGCTGCATGGCCCGCACCATCTGCGCGATCAAAGAACGCATCCGCTGGCAGACGCCGGCGTGGACGCCCTCGCAGTGTCGTCGCATCGCCGGCGCCGTCAGCGCGTCGGCGAAAAAATACAATCTGAGCCCGACATTGATCCTGGCCGTCATGATCAACGAGAGCGACATGAACGAAAAAGCGTCGCGGGTCTATACACGCGACAACGAAATCTACGCCAAAGACAGCGGCCTGATGGCCATTCGTTGCTTGCTAGACAAGACTGATCACTGCACCAACGGCAACGTTCGCGGCATGGCGTGGAAGGACCTGATGGACCCGGTCACCAACGTCGAAGCCGGCGCGCGCGAGCTGGCGCACTGGCGTGACGGCGGCGGCATCACCCGCGTGACCATCAACAAGCGAGACGCCCAGGGGCATCTGCAGCGCGTGACCAAGGACGTGCCTTGCCAGCACAAGAACCACGCCTTCTGGGCCCACTACAATCATGGCCCGCGTTATATCGACAAAGGGTATCCGCGCCACTACCCGCACCGCATCGCCGTGCTGGATCACGCGCTGGCCACGGTGATGAACCTGCCGGCGCCCGAATTGACCGCCGGTCGCATTACCATTCACGATCCCGGCAAACGCGAACGCACCCCGGATCGCCCGATGGAACCGCGCTTCAAGAAGCTTTGCCACCAGATCATGGACAGCGCGTCGTGCTCTCCGGTAGCCCTGAACGAACGCGCAAACTGATCACAACCAAATCGCGAATACTTTCGTGATTTGCTTTTTGTCGACCCGCGCTGCTTAGAGCTTGTCGACCAGGGACAGGCCG
This portion of the Polyangia bacterium genome encodes:
- a CDS encoding YkgJ family cysteine cluster protein: MAPTTEYRGFYDLIGDDPLRHGDAGAAIGRAALATEGSSAATWISTLRQALAATASLLDGASVERHPLGFALGPANETCGSCAWLYVGGRGRPVERCRQKNAAAKSDSAGRTSRDFAACEKWEPPVDCQTCGACCREAYHVVSVSMRDPVVWKQPELIVRRGYRFEILRNNERCAALNVDTPPAGDAATADDSRPRPSSRYHCRIYEDRPSTCREFAAGGNHCLSARQRVGISR
- a CDS encoding transglycosylase SLT domain-containing protein is translated as MAAVAGFFALPLSAPNAGVNSVNTTTEEIAAAPSPDKQSSVQLSGDDSCMARTICAIKERIRWQTPAWTPSQCRRIAGAVSASAKKYNLSPTLILAVMINESDMNEKASRVYTRDNEIYAKDSGLMAIRCLLDKTDHCTNGNVRGMAWKDLMDPVTNVEAGARELAHWRDGGGITRVTINKRDAQGHLQRVTKDVPCQHKNHAFWAHYNHGPRYIDKGYPRHYPHRIAVLDHALATVMNLPAPELTAGRITIHDPGKRERTPDRPMEPRFKKLCHQIMDSASCSPVALNERAN